In Roseomonas fluvialis, one genomic interval encodes:
- the acnA gene encoding aconitate hydratase AcnA, with protein MRMIGQDSLKTRRTLNVDGKTYHYFSLPEAARSIGDVTRLPYSLKVLLENVLRFEDGRSYTIDDAKKIAEWVQTGRSTKEVPFRPARILLQDFTGVPAVVDLAAMRDALLKLQGDPRKVNPLVPVDLVIDHSVMVDYSGSAAALQKNVDVEFERNGERYEFLRWGQEAFNNFRVVPPGTGICHQVNLEYLAQVVWTATDTGEVFAFPDSCYGTDSHTTMVNGLGVLGWGVGGIEAEAAMLGQPIAMLIPDVIGFKLTGSVREGVTATDLVLTVTQMLRKKGVVGKFVEFYGPGLAHLPLADRATIGNMAPEYGATCGFFPVDDTTLEYLRLSGRDQHRINLVREYAKAQGMFREADSPDPVFTDTLELDLSTVEPSMAGPKRPQDRVALSNAGAAFLKDLAAGTMGVPGEKADLRVPVAGANYDLGHGDVVIAAITSCTNTSNPYVLVAAGLVAKKAHEKGLTTKPWVKTSLAPGSQVVTDYLNKAGLTPHLDALGFQTVGYGCTTCIGNSGPLPEPIVDAIETNKLVGVSVLSGNRNFEGRVHANVRANYLASPPLVVAYALAGTIRRDLTKEPIGMGRDGQPVYLKDIWPTQKEVNDTVHAVVTREMFQERYGDVFKGPAQWQAIRVDADSDTYRWNSGSTYVQNPPYFEGMTMDPKPTGDVKGARLLALLADSITTDHISPAGNIRKASPAGEYLLEHQVRQDDFNSYGARRGNHEVMMRGTFANIRIRNEMVPGVEGGVSKHYPSGDVAPIYTVAMRYKKEGVPLVVIGGKEYGTGSSRDWAAKGTFLLGVKAVIAESFERIHRSNLVGMGVLPLVFKDGESRLTLGLKGDETIDILGVEKLSPRMMMDVVITRADGTQVKTQVMCRVDTADEVEYYRNGGILHYVLRGMAKAA; from the coding sequence ATGCGGATGATCGGGCAGGACAGCCTGAAGACCCGCCGTACGCTCAACGTGGACGGCAAGACCTATCACTACTTCAGCCTGCCCGAGGCCGCCAGGAGCATCGGCGACGTCACCCGCCTGCCCTACAGCCTCAAGGTGCTGCTCGAGAACGTGCTGCGCTTCGAGGATGGGCGCTCCTACACCATCGACGACGCGAAGAAGATCGCCGAGTGGGTGCAGACGGGCCGCTCCACCAAGGAAGTGCCGTTCCGCCCCGCCCGCATTCTGCTGCAAGACTTCACCGGCGTGCCCGCCGTGGTGGACCTGGCCGCGATGCGCGACGCGCTGCTGAAGCTGCAGGGCGACCCGCGGAAGGTGAACCCGCTGGTGCCGGTGGACCTGGTCATCGACCATTCGGTGATGGTGGACTACTCGGGGTCCGCCGCCGCGCTGCAGAAGAACGTGGATGTCGAATTCGAGCGCAACGGCGAGCGCTATGAATTCCTCCGCTGGGGCCAGGAGGCCTTCAACAATTTCCGCGTTGTGCCGCCGGGCACGGGCATCTGCCACCAGGTGAACCTGGAATACCTGGCACAGGTCGTATGGACCGCGACCGACACTGGCGAGGTCTTCGCTTTCCCGGATTCCTGCTACGGCACCGACAGCCACACCACCATGGTGAATGGCCTGGGCGTGCTGGGTTGGGGCGTGGGCGGGATCGAGGCCGAGGCTGCGATGCTCGGCCAGCCGATCGCAATGCTCATTCCCGACGTGATCGGCTTCAAGCTGACCGGGTCGGTGCGCGAGGGTGTGACCGCCACCGACCTGGTGCTGACGGTCACGCAGATGCTCCGCAAGAAGGGCGTGGTCGGCAAGTTCGTCGAGTTCTACGGCCCGGGCCTGGCGCACCTGCCGCTGGCCGACCGCGCGACCATCGGCAACATGGCCCCCGAATACGGTGCGACCTGCGGCTTCTTCCCGGTCGATGACACCACGCTGGAATACCTGCGCCTGTCCGGGCGCGACCAGCACCGCATCAACCTGGTGCGCGAATACGCCAAGGCGCAGGGCATGTTCCGCGAGGCGGACAGCCCCGACCCGGTCTTCACCGATACGCTGGAGCTCGACCTGTCGACGGTGGAACCGTCCATGGCCGGGCCGAAGCGTCCGCAGGACCGCGTGGCGCTGTCCAATGCCGGCGCGGCGTTCCTGAAGGACCTCGCGGCCGGGACCATGGGCGTGCCGGGCGAGAAGGCCGACCTGCGCGTGCCGGTGGCCGGGGCGAACTACGACCTCGGCCATGGCGACGTGGTGATCGCGGCGATCACGTCGTGCACCAATACGTCGAACCCGTACGTGCTGGTGGCGGCGGGGCTGGTGGCGAAGAAGGCGCATGAGAAGGGGCTGACCACGAAGCCGTGGGTCAAGACCTCGCTCGCGCCGGGCTCGCAAGTGGTGACGGACTACCTGAACAAGGCGGGGCTGACGCCGCACCTCGATGCGCTGGGCTTCCAGACCGTCGGCTATGGCTGCACCACCTGCATCGGCAATTCCGGCCCGCTGCCCGAGCCGATCGTGGACGCGATCGAGACCAACAAGCTGGTCGGCGTGTCGGTGCTCTCGGGCAACCGCAACTTCGAAGGGCGCGTGCATGCCAATGTGCGCGCGAACTACCTGGCCTCCCCGCCGCTGGTGGTGGCGTACGCGCTGGCCGGCACCATCCGCCGCGACCTGACCAAGGAACCGATCGGCATGGGCCGCGATGGCCAGCCGGTGTACCTCAAGGACATCTGGCCGACGCAGAAGGAGGTGAACGACACCGTCCACGCCGTCGTCACGCGCGAGATGTTCCAGGAACGCTACGGCGACGTGTTCAAGGGCCCGGCGCAGTGGCAGGCGATCCGCGTCGATGCGGACAGCGACACCTATCGCTGGAATTCCGGTTCCACCTACGTGCAAAACCCTCCGTACTTCGAGGGCATGACCATGGACCCGAAGCCGACCGGCGACGTGAAGGGCGCGCGGCTGCTGGCCCTGCTGGCCGACAGCATCACGACCGACCACATCTCCCCGGCGGGCAACATCCGCAAGGCGTCGCCGGCGGGTGAATACCTGCTGGAACACCAGGTGCGCCAGGACGACTTCAACTCCTACGGCGCGCGGCGCGGCAACCATGAAGTCATGATGCGCGGCACCTTCGCCAACATTCGCATCAGGAACGAGATGGTGCCGGGTGTCGAAGGCGGCGTGTCCAAGCATTACCCGTCGGGCGACGTGGCGCCGATCTACACGGTGGCGATGCGCTACAAGAAGGAAGGCGTGCCGCTGGTGGTGATCGGCGGCAAGGAATACGGCACCGGTTCGTCGCGCGATTGGGCGGCGAAGGGGACCTTCCTGCTGGGCGTGAAGGCGGTGATCGCGGAGAGCTTCGAGCGCATCCACCGGTCGAACCTGGTGGGCATGGGCGTGCTGCCGCTGGTCTTCAAGGACGGCGAGAGCCGCCTGACGCTGGGGCTGAAGGGCGACGAGACCATCGACATCCTGGGCGTGGAGAAGCTGTCGCCCCGCATGATGATGGACGTGGTGATCACCCGCGCCGACGGCACGCAGGTGAAGACGCAGGTGATGTGCCGCGTCGATACCGCGGACGAAGTCGAGTACTATCGCAACGGCGGCATCCTGCACTACGTGCTGCGCGGGATGGCGAAGGCGGCGTAA
- a CDS encoding NAD(P)H-dependent glycerol-3-phosphate dehydrogenase, with product MTSRIAILGAGAWGTALAIQAARAGRSAVLWARDAGRAAEIGALRENRRYLPGMPLPEAVDVTADAAEALHGAALALLVVPAQALRGVVASLPPAPVPLLLCCKGVEAGSLALPLEVLGAVRPGAAAGVLSGPNFAHEVARGLPAAAVVAATDPALRDSAVALLGSPGFRLYGGEDPVGAEVGGAAKNVIAIAAGAVIGAGLGENARAALVTRGLAELSRLAVALGGRAETAAGLTGLGDLMLTCAGPGSRNMSLGLALGRGESLAEVLAARTAVTEGVTTAPALVARAGTVGVELPICAAVADLVAERITVREAMALLLARPLRAE from the coding sequence GTGACATCCCGCATCGCCATCCTCGGCGCCGGTGCCTGGGGCACGGCGCTCGCCATCCAGGCTGCGCGTGCCGGCCGGTCGGCCGTGCTGTGGGCGCGTGACGCGGGGCGCGCGGCCGAGATCGGCGCGCTGCGCGAGAATCGCCGCTACCTGCCAGGCATGCCCCTGCCGGAGGCGGTGGACGTCACGGCCGATGCCGCCGAGGCGCTGCACGGCGCGGCGCTGGCGCTGCTGGTGGTGCCTGCGCAGGCGCTGCGCGGCGTGGTCGCCAGCCTGCCGCCCGCGCCCGTGCCGCTGCTGCTGTGCTGCAAGGGCGTCGAGGCCGGCAGCCTGGCCCTGCCGCTCGAGGTGCTGGGCGCGGTGCGGCCGGGTGCTGCGGCCGGCGTGCTGTCGGGGCCGAACTTCGCGCATGAGGTGGCCCGCGGGCTGCCGGCCGCCGCGGTGGTGGCGGCAACCGACCCGGCGCTGCGCGACTCCGCCGTGGCGCTGCTCGGCTCGCCGGGGTTCCGCCTCTATGGCGGCGAGGACCCGGTCGGGGCGGAGGTCGGCGGTGCGGCCAAGAACGTGATCGCGATCGCCGCCGGTGCGGTGATCGGTGCCGGGCTGGGCGAGAACGCGCGCGCCGCGCTGGTGACGCGCGGGCTGGCCGAGTTGTCGCGCCTGGCGGTGGCGTTGGGCGGACGGGCCGAGACGGCGGCCGGGCTGACCGGGCTGGGCGACCTGATGCTGACCTGCGCGGGCCCGGGCAGCCGGAACATGTCGCTGGGCCTGGCGCTGGGCCGGGGCGAGTCGCTGGCCGAGGTGCTGGCCGCGCGCACCGCCGTGACCGAGGGCGTCACGACGGCGCCAGCGCTGGTCGCGCGGGCAGGGACGGTGGGTGTCGAATTGCCGATCTGCGCGGCGGTGGCCGATCTGGTGGCCGAGCGGATCACGGTCCGGGAGGCGATGGCGCTGCTCCTGGCGCGCCCCCTGCGCGCGGAGTAG
- the ccmA gene encoding heme ABC exporter ATP-binding protein CcmA, with translation MADDGAAILEARDLACLRGDRAVFAGLSFALAPGEALLLTGANGAGKSTLLRMLAGLLPPTEGAVLWRGNDISDDAAAHARRMRYLSHQDALKPALTVTENLEFFARLQGGAVGPALAALALAPLADLPARVLSSGQKRRLALARLALAPVPLWLLDEPTTGVDAASVERLRPLLAAHRAAGGVVVAATHIPLPLDDARDLRL, from the coding sequence TTGGCGGATGACGGCGCGGCGATCCTGGAAGCGCGCGACCTCGCCTGCCTGCGCGGCGACCGCGCCGTCTTCGCCGGCCTGTCCTTCGCGCTGGCCCCCGGGGAGGCGCTGCTGCTGACCGGCGCCAACGGCGCGGGGAAGTCCACCCTGTTGCGGATGCTGGCCGGGCTGCTGCCGCCCACCGAGGGCGCGGTGCTGTGGCGCGGCAACGACATCTCCGACGATGCCGCCGCGCATGCCCGGCGGATGCGCTACCTGTCCCACCAGGATGCGCTGAAGCCCGCGCTCACCGTCACCGAGAACCTGGAATTCTTCGCCCGCCTGCAGGGCGGCGCGGTTGGGCCGGCGTTGGCGGCCCTGGCGCTCGCACCGCTGGCCGACCTGCCGGCGCGGGTGCTCTCGTCCGGGCAGAAGCGGCGGCTGGCACTCGCGCGCCTCGCGCTGGCACCGGTGCCGCTGTGGCTGCTGGACGAACCGACCACAGGCGTGGATGCGGCCTCGGTCGAACGGCTGCGGCCGCTGCTGGCGGCGCATCGCGCGGCCGGCGGCGTCGTGGTGGCGGCCACGCATATCCCCTTGCCGCTCGATGACGCGCGGGACCTGCGGCTGTGA
- a CDS encoding SPFH domain-containing protein yields the protein MATIRRFGPYALVRAEASAFLAVHRGGTLVQSGRGIAAWYATRGATSLVEVPADDRDHVIALSAATRDFQQVSVQGIATWRAAEPLLLADRIDFSIDPMTGLHNAEPVAQVESLIDGLLRVAVERFVAARDIAAVLAEGVGALHDAVAQDLVQTTRLAAIGVELAGVRLANLTPSPELVRALRQPTIERLQQGADEATFARRAAAVEKEAAIAQNETRARIRLEEERAALIARERDNERARAEAAAEASRIAATSAADTQEIAAAAAARARAIEAAAEADATRALDEARLVGERARAEIAAGMPEVVVIAEALRHGLGAARIGTLNLGPDLVAQLGGALAGAMAAPRGS from the coding sequence ATGGCCACCATCCGCCGCTTCGGTCCCTATGCCCTGGTTCGCGCCGAAGCCTCCGCGTTCCTGGCCGTGCATCGCGGCGGGACCCTGGTGCAGTCGGGCCGCGGCATCGCCGCCTGGTACGCCACACGCGGCGCAACCTCGCTGGTCGAGGTGCCGGCGGACGACCGCGACCACGTCATCGCGCTCTCGGCCGCCACGCGGGACTTCCAGCAGGTCAGCGTCCAGGGCATCGCCACCTGGCGCGCCGCCGAGCCGCTGCTGCTGGCCGACCGCATCGACTTCTCGATCGACCCGATGACCGGGCTGCACAACGCGGAACCCGTCGCACAGGTGGAATCGCTGATCGACGGCCTGCTGCGCGTGGCGGTCGAACGCTTCGTTGCGGCGCGCGACATCGCCGCCGTGCTGGCCGAGGGCGTCGGCGCGCTGCACGACGCGGTGGCGCAGGACCTGGTCCAGACCACCCGGCTGGCCGCCATCGGCGTCGAGTTGGCAGGGGTGCGGCTCGCCAACCTCACCCCCTCCCCGGAACTGGTCCGCGCGCTGCGCCAGCCAACCATCGAACGGCTTCAGCAGGGTGCGGACGAGGCCACCTTCGCGCGGCGCGCCGCCGCGGTGGAGAAGGAGGCGGCGATCGCGCAGAACGAGACCCGCGCCCGCATCCGGCTCGAGGAGGAACGCGCCGCGCTGATCGCCCGCGAACGCGATAACGAGCGTGCCCGCGCCGAGGCCGCCGCCGAAGCGAGCCGGATCGCCGCGACATCCGCCGCCGACACGCAAGAGATCGCCGCCGCTGCCGCTGCTCGCGCCCGCGCCATCGAGGCCGCGGCCGAGGCGGACGCCACGCGCGCGCTGGACGAGGCCCGCCTGGTCGGCGAGCGCGCCCGCGCCGAGATCGCGGCCGGCATGCCCGAGGTGGTGGTGATTGCCGAGGCGCTGCGCCATGGCCTGGGTGCCGCGCGGATCGGCACGCTCAACCTCGGCCCCGACCTGGTGGCGCAACTCGGCGGCGCCCTGGCCGGCGCGATGGCCGCGCCGCGCGGGTCGTGA
- the ccmB gene encoding heme exporter protein CcmB codes for MRAFAALLGREIRLALRHPADTLAAVLFFVLVSALFPFGVGPAPELLARLAPGALFAAALLAALLPLDRLFGADAEDGTLDQLLLSGLPRGGIAAAKALGHWITTGLPLLAATPVAAALLNLPVEAWGAAVAALALATVLLSLLGTVGAALTLGARRGSVLLPLLVLPLAIPAVIFGAAAIEAAASGLSPAPFLLLLGAGVSLAMPLAPIAAGAALAAE; via the coding sequence GTGAGGGCCTTCGCCGCGCTGCTGGGCCGCGAGATCCGCCTCGCGCTGCGCCACCCGGCCGATACGCTGGCCGCGGTGCTGTTCTTCGTGCTGGTCAGCGCGCTGTTCCCCTTCGGCGTCGGCCCTGCGCCCGAATTGCTGGCGCGGCTGGCCCCTGGTGCGCTGTTCGCCGCCGCCCTGCTGGCCGCGCTACTGCCGCTCGACCGCCTGTTCGGCGCGGATGCCGAGGACGGGACGCTCGACCAGTTGCTGCTGTCGGGGCTGCCGCGCGGCGGAATCGCGGCGGCGAAGGCGCTGGGGCACTGGATCACCACCGGGCTGCCGCTGTTGGCCGCGACTCCGGTGGCGGCCGCGCTGCTGAACCTGCCGGTCGAGGCCTGGGGCGCGGCTGTCGCGGCGCTGGCGCTGGCCACCGTGCTGCTGTCGCTGCTCGGCACCGTGGGCGCGGCGTTGACGCTGGGGGCTCGGCGGGGGTCGGTTCTGCTGCCGCTGCTGGTGCTGCCGCTGGCGATCCCGGCGGTGATCTTCGGCGCCGCGGCGATCGAGGCGGCGGCCTCGGGCCTGTCGCCGGCGCCGTTCCTGCTGTTGCTCGGCGCGGGCGTATCGCTGGCGATGCCGCTGGCGCCGATCGCGGCAGGGGCGGCGCTGGCGGCGGAGTAG
- a CDS encoding 23S rRNA (adenine(2030)-N(6))-methyltransferase RlmJ: MNYRHAFHAGNHADCLKHALLLLLMDALRRKPAPFAVLDTHAGRGLYDLTADEAARTGEAARGALRLADIADGPLAPFVTALRLQGFPGRYPGSPALVRAALRADDRLACCELHPEDHAALRAVFARDPQVAVHRRDAWEALRALTPFPERRGLVLIDPPFEQEAEFARLVAGIAEVNRRFRAGIVAAWYPVKHRAPVRDFHDALRATGVRDMVAAELWLREPTDPRRLNGSGLLVVNPPFGFEATAQVVLEALLPRLGAEPGAGVAVSRVAPE, encoded by the coding sequence ATGAACTACCGCCACGCCTTCCACGCCGGCAACCACGCCGATTGCCTGAAGCACGCGCTGCTGCTGCTACTGATGGACGCGCTGCGGCGCAAGCCGGCGCCCTTCGCGGTGCTGGATACGCATGCAGGGCGCGGGTTGTACGACCTCACGGCCGATGAAGCCGCACGTACCGGAGAGGCCGCGCGCGGGGCGCTGCGTCTGGCGGATATCGCCGATGGGCCGCTCGCCCCCTTCGTCACGGCGCTGCGCCTCCAGGGGTTTCCGGGGCGCTACCCCGGATCCCCCGCTCTAGTGCGCGCGGCCCTGCGGGCGGACGACCGGCTGGCCTGCTGTGAACTGCATCCGGAGGACCACGCCGCACTGCGCGCGGTGTTCGCGCGCGACCCCCAGGTGGCGGTGCACAGGCGCGACGCCTGGGAGGCGCTCCGCGCGCTGACGCCCTTTCCCGAGCGGCGCGGCCTGGTGCTGATCGACCCGCCCTTCGAGCAGGAGGCGGAATTCGCCCGCTTGGTGGCCGGCATCGCCGAGGTGAATCGCCGCTTCCGCGCCGGCATCGTGGCGGCCTGGTATCCTGTGAAGCATCGCGCACCGGTGCGCGACTTCCACGACGCGCTGCGCGCGACCGGCGTACGGGACATGGTGGCGGCCGAACTGTGGCTGCGCGAACCGACCGACCCGCGCCGCCTGAACGGCAGCGGACTGCTGGTGGTGAACCCGCCCTTCGGCTTCGAAGCAACGGCGCAGGTGGTGCTCGAGGCGCTGCTGCCGCGGCTGGGCGCCGAACCGGGCGCCGGTGTCGCGGTCAGCCGCGTGGCGCCGGAGTGA
- a CDS encoding Hint domain-containing protein yields MRARSPLFPSHSARGAARRDRLRRRVSMSWSAGGPSTGNDTFDGSNTLGDSPAGAQGGNDSLVGNGGNDSLRGEAGNDTILGGASNDTLVGGTENDWIEGGLGTDSMDGGTGNDTVSYANDTAGVTINLSAGTPRASSDSNGAGSDAQPGGNTTRDYVLNFENIVGGSGADSLVGDEVANFLAGNGGADRLNGDDGSDTLDGGTGNDTLLGGDDNDRLIGGADNDSLLGEAGNDTLDGGTGNDVLRGGNGLDSIAGGDGADSLFGDGDGTEGNEADTLDGGAGNDTIVGAGGGDSILGGDDNDRILGNGGNDVLRGGAGTDLLDGGAGNDTLEGGAGADTFVASGGTDELSYATDTAGVTVVLATGAASGGDAQGDSFAGNTFENLRGGSGNDSLTGSTTSDNQIFGGAGNDTIVTNLGDSAFGEAGDDSIFGSSGTETGDRDFLDGGDGNDTIAGNNGIDTILGGTGNDLLSGGATNETIDGGADDDTIRASLGTDSLVGGDGNDWIDYTGIANGVSVNLQTGTATGGAGTETVSGFENAIGGSGADTILGTTGANNLQGGAGTANDTLDGGAGNDTLNGGGGNDSLIGGADIDTADYTGATGGVVVTLNDAGNGTGIGTDAGSDSLTGIENVTGGAGGDNITGSAGGGDNVFDGAGGNDTLTGGGGNDTLIGGSGSDWASYAGATAGVTVAIDGNGNGSATGGAGSDSLNGVENILGSANNDSLAGGSGDNTVDGGAGNDTVSGGGGTDSIFGGAGNDSLSGGTGGETLDGGTDNDTVVGSLGNDTLIGGDGVDSLDYSGSTDAVTLNLTGNSAIGTGIGADSIVGFEQVITGSGDDSIVDSGANETISSGAGNDTVLAGAGEDSIDLGTGDDSFSWQDGDGDDTIVLGGGSDTLDLQGWTGGNDDPWTTVEGSEPGSTLFINSNPGGDGPDTLTVFGFNPNDDVITCFAEGTRIATARGEVPVEQLRAGDLVVAAHGGAPLQPLVWVGRTEVNVARQHNKAAAAPILIKAGALADGVPFRDLRVSPEHAIFLDGRLVPARLLVNGTSILQELWVRQVTYFHVELQNHGLVVSEGAVTETYFDDGNRHLFDNAKVAALVVDFEAMRGNGRYATAACAPVLAGGDVALETIRARLADRAGSLATARLA; encoded by the coding sequence GTGCGCGCGCGGTCGCCGCTTTTTCCATCCCATTCCGCCCGTGGCGCTGCCCGGCGCGATCGTCTTCGGAGGAGAGTGAGTATGTCCTGGTCTGCTGGCGGCCCGTCGACGGGCAACGATACGTTTGACGGCAGCAACACCCTCGGCGATTCGCCCGCCGGCGCGCAGGGCGGCAACGACTCCCTGGTCGGCAATGGCGGCAATGACTCGCTGCGCGGCGAGGCCGGCAACGACACCATCCTCGGCGGCGCCAGCAACGACACCCTGGTCGGCGGCACCGAGAACGACTGGATCGAGGGCGGCCTCGGCACCGACTCGATGGACGGCGGCACCGGTAACGACACCGTCTCCTACGCTAACGACACGGCCGGCGTGACGATCAATCTGAGTGCCGGCACGCCGCGCGCCTCGAGCGACAGTAATGGCGCAGGCAGCGATGCGCAGCCGGGCGGCAACACCACGCGCGACTACGTGCTGAACTTCGAGAACATCGTCGGCGGCAGCGGCGCTGACAGCCTGGTGGGCGACGAAGTCGCGAACTTTCTCGCGGGCAATGGTGGAGCCGATCGGCTCAATGGCGATGACGGCAGTGACACGCTCGACGGCGGCACCGGCAACGACACGCTGCTGGGCGGCGACGACAATGACCGTCTGATCGGCGGCGCCGACAATGACAGCCTCCTCGGCGAGGCCGGGAACGACACCCTCGATGGCGGCACCGGCAACGACGTGCTCCGCGGCGGCAACGGCCTGGACTCAATTGCGGGTGGTGACGGCGCGGACAGCCTGTTCGGCGATGGCGACGGAACCGAGGGGAACGAAGCCGACACGCTCGACGGCGGCGCCGGCAACGACACCATCGTGGGTGCCGGCGGCGGCGACAGCATCCTCGGCGGCGACGACAACGACAGAATCCTTGGCAATGGCGGCAACGATGTCCTGCGCGGCGGGGCGGGCACCGATCTGCTCGACGGCGGTGCGGGCAACGATACGCTGGAAGGCGGCGCGGGCGCCGACACCTTCGTCGCTAGCGGCGGCACCGACGAACTCTCCTACGCCACCGACACGGCCGGCGTCACCGTCGTGCTCGCGACCGGCGCCGCCTCGGGCGGCGATGCGCAGGGTGACAGCTTCGCGGGCAACACCTTCGAGAACCTGCGCGGCGGCTCGGGCAATGACAGCCTGACCGGCAGCACCACGTCCGACAACCAGATCTTCGGCGGCGCTGGCAACGACACCATCGTCACGAACCTCGGCGACAGCGCCTTCGGTGAGGCCGGCGACGACTCCATCTTCGGCAGCAGCGGCACCGAAACCGGTGACCGCGACTTCCTCGACGGCGGCGACGGCAACGACACGATCGCCGGCAACAACGGTATCGACACCATCCTCGGCGGCACCGGCAACGATCTGCTCTCCGGCGGGGCGACCAACGAGACGATCGACGGCGGCGCCGACGACGACACCATCCGCGCCTCGCTCGGCACCGACAGCCTGGTGGGTGGCGATGGTAACGACTGGATCGACTACACCGGCATCGCCAACGGGGTGAGCGTCAACCTCCAAACCGGCACGGCTACGGGCGGCGCCGGCACGGAGACCGTCTCGGGCTTCGAGAACGCGATCGGCGGTTCGGGCGCCGACACCATCCTCGGCACCACCGGGGCGAACAACCTGCAGGGCGGCGCGGGCACCGCGAATGACACGCTGGACGGCGGCGCCGGCAACGACACGCTGAACGGCGGCGGCGGCAATGACAGCCTGATCGGCGGCGCCGACATAGACACCGCGGACTACACCGGCGCCACGGGCGGCGTGGTGGTCACGCTCAACGACGCAGGCAACGGCACCGGGATCGGCACGGATGCGGGCTCCGACAGCCTGACCGGCATCGAGAACGTCACTGGCGGCGCCGGCGGCGACAACATCACCGGGTCGGCCGGCGGCGGCGACAACGTCTTCGACGGCGCAGGCGGCAACGACACGCTGACCGGCGGTGGCGGCAATGACACGCTGATCGGCGGCTCGGGCAGCGACTGGGCCTCCTACGCCGGTGCGACCGCGGGCGTGACCGTCGCCATCGACGGCAACGGCAATGGCTCCGCCACCGGCGGTGCGGGCAGCGACTCGCTGAACGGCGTCGAGAACATCCTCGGCAGTGCCAACAACGACAGCCTGGCCGGCGGCAGCGGCGATAACACCGTTGATGGCGGCGCCGGCAACGACACCGTCAGCGGCGGCGGCGGCACCGACAGCATCTTCGGCGGCGCCGGCAACGACAGCCTGTCCGGCGGCACCGGCGGCGAGACGCTGGACGGCGGCACCGACAACGACACCGTGGTGGGCTCGCTCGGCAATGACACGCTGATCGGCGGCGACGGGGTGGACTCGCTCGACTACAGCGGCTCCACGGATGCGGTGACGCTGAACCTGACCGGCAACTCCGCCATCGGCACGGGCATCGGCGCCGACTCGATCGTCGGCTTCGAGCAGGTCATCACCGGCAGCGGCGACGACAGCATCGTCGACAGCGGTGCGAACGAGACGATCAGTTCGGGCGCCGGCAACGACACGGTGCTGGCGGGTGCGGGCGAGGACAGCATCGACCTCGGCACCGGCGATGACAGCTTCAGCTGGCAGGACGGCGACGGGGACGACACGATCGTGCTCGGCGGCGGCAGCGACACGCTGGACCTGCAGGGCTGGACCGGCGGCAACGACGATCCCTGGACGACGGTCGAAGGTAGCGAGCCAGGCTCGACGCTGTTCATCAACAGCAATCCGGGCGGCGACGGGCCGGACACGCTGACCGTCTTCGGCTTCAACCCGAATGACGACGTCATCACCTGCTTCGCCGAGGGCACGCGCATCGCGACCGCCCGCGGGGAAGTGCCGGTCGAGCAACTGCGCGCCGGTGACCTGGTGGTGGCGGCCCATGGCGGCGCGCCGCTGCAGCCGCTGGTCTGGGTCGGCCGCACCGAGGTGAACGTGGCGCGCCAGCACAACAAGGCCGCGGCCGCACCGATCCTGATCAAGGCCGGTGCCCTGGCCGATGGCGTGCCCTTCCGCGACCTGCGCGTCAGCCCCGAGCACGCCATCTTCCTCGATGGTCGCCTGGTGCCGGCACGCCTGCTGGTGAATGGCACCTCGATCCTCCAGGAGCTCTGGGTCCGCCAGGTCACCTACTTCCACGTGGAACTGCAGAACCACGGCCTGGTGGTCAGCGAGGGCGCGGTGACCGAGACCTACTTCGACGACGGCAACCGCCATCTCTTCGACAACGCCAAGGTCGCGGCCCTGGTGGTGGATTTCGAGGCGATGCGCGGAAACGGCCGCTACGCGACGGCGGCCTGCGCGCCGGTGCTCGCGGGCGGCGATGTGGCGCTCGAGACCATCCGGGCGCGCCTCGCGGACCGCGCGGGGTCCCTTGCGACGGCCCGTCTGGCCTGA